TCGACGGTTTCCAGGAGGTCGCGAACGCCGGTCTCGAGGGCGACTCGTCGATCGGCGAGTAACACCTCGAGTCGCCGGGGTGCGTCGGACGCGAGAAACGACTCGACGGCCGCCGCGGTCGAGTCGGATGCGGAGAGATCGCCGTCGTAGAGCGCGATCGGGACGTTTGCTACGCCGTTGGCGACGTCCTCTGGGAGGTCCTCGACGTCATCGACGACTGTGAGAACGAACATGGCGTCTCTCGTGACCGTCCGAAGTCCCTCGAGTTGCTCGTCCGAGTAGCCGTCGACCGCGCCGATCAGCGAGACCGCGAGGTCGGCCCAGACGCCGCCGCGTTCGTCGACGCGAGCGATGGTATCTTCGAGCGTCGCCGTGGACGGCTCGAGCGCCTCTTTTCCGAGTTGTCCCCGCCCGATCTGCCGGACCGTCTTCAGGACGGGCGACAGATCGACCTCGGCGGGGAGCGAGTTCGCGGCCTCGAGAGCGCTGGTAAAGGCAAGATCGCCGAGCGTGACGTGTTGGTTCAGTCGACGTTTTCGATCCGCCGCCCAGCAGTCGGCCTCGTCGATCGCATCGTCGTGGAGACTGCTCGTGACGAAGAGGGTTGTCGGGATCGAGGCCAACGTCGCGGCGAGCTCGTCGTCATCGGTCTCGAGGACGACGGCGGCGTAGGTGAACGCGCCGAGCAGGCCACCCTGTGCGGCGTATCCCTCGTACTTCGTCCGCACGGCGGGGGAGAGCTCTCGTTCGGCGGGGAGAGCGAAAAGCGGCTGGTCCATACGCTCACCTGTCAATAGTGCATGATCAATGTACTGGTCACCGAGCCAGCAGCGTCTCGGACAGGGACGGACGACTGCCGCACGACTCGAGTTAGCCCTCCCACTCCTCGAACGATCGGTAGATCCCCTTCGAGAGGTAGCGCTCGCTCGAGTCCGGAAACACCGTCACGACCGTCTCGTGGGGCGCGTCGATCTCTCCCTCGGAAATGCCGCGGGCGACCCGTTTCGTCGCGACGCTCGCGGCCCCGGCGCTCGAGGCGACGAGGTGGCCTTCCTCGCGAGCCAGCCGTTCGAGTTCCGCGTGGGCCTCGCGGTCGGGGACGGCGTGGACGGCGTCGACGAGGTCCGGCTCGAACAACTCGTTGGTCTCGATGTTATGCGTGCCGATGCCCTCGGTCTTGTACTCGCCTTCTTCGCGGTCTTCGTCGAGGAACTCGCCGTACAGTGACCCCTCAGGTTCGACGGCCGCGACGTAGGTGTTCGGGTCCCGCTCGCGTGCGTATCGCGCGATGCCCATGAGCGTCCCCGCGGTGCCACAGCCGGCGACGACGGCTCCGACCTCGCCCTCGAGCGCCTCGTAGATCTCGGGGCCGGTCGTCGCATAGTGGGCCTCCGTGTTGAGCGGGTTCGAGAACTGCTGGGGGACGACGGCGTCGTCGAGTTCGGCCGCCAGTTCGTGTGCGCGCTCGATCGCTCCGCCCATCCCCGCGTCCGTGGGCGTGTTGATGATTTCGGCGTCCAGCGCGGCCATGAGCTGCTGTTTCTCCAGACTGAAGCGCTCGGGCACGACGAAGATCGCGTCGAGCCCCAACTGTTTCGCGGAGATCGCGAGCCCGATCCCGGTGTTCCCCGCGGTCGGCTCGACGATCGTTCCGCCTTCGTTCACGTCACCGCGCTCGAGCATCTTCCGGATCATGTAGCGGCCGATCCGGTCTTTCACGCTCGCGCCGGGGTTGAACGACTCGAGTTTCGCGTAACACTGGACGTCCTCGGGACCGTCCTGAAGGGCGACGAGTGGCGTCCGACCGATCGTCTCGAGGACCGAGTCCACCGGCTGCTCGTGGGTCGTCATCGTGCTGGCAAAAGTTGCCCCTGCTGTTAGGTTTTACTCATCGGCCGGGACGCGGTAGTCGGTACCGAACGGCCTACTCGGCGGTCGCATCGGGCGCTTCGGTGTCGCTGGCGTCCGCGTCACCGTCGGCAGACCCTGCGTCGTCGCCGTCCTCGTCGTCACCATCGGCCACGGCTTCGGCCTCGTCGATGGCTGCCTCGGCAAGGATCTGTTCGCCGTCGATTCCCTGCTCTTCGGCCAGTGCGAGCAAGAGGGCGCGCTGTTCGGTTAGCTGATGGTCGATGCTCTTGACCGTGTCGTGAGTGTCGTCGACCTCTTCCTCGAGGCCGATGATGCGCTGTTGGAGCTCCTGTACCTGCTTGTACATCGCTTCGGCGCGGTCCGACAGCCCCTGGATCTTCTTTGCAGTGCTTCCAAGTCCCATGTCTATCCGATGTGTTGGGTAACTAATGGGCCTTTTCCTCCGTCGGTCGCGTTCGCTGCCGGTTACGCCGCGCTCCCGTTCTCGAGGAACGCCGCGCTCGCGGCGTTGAACGCTTCGGGTCG
Above is a window of Natronorubrum tibetense GA33 DNA encoding:
- a CDS encoding DUF5798 family protein gives rise to the protein MGLGSTAKKIQGLSDRAEAMYKQVQELQQRIIGLEEEVDDTHDTVKSIDHQLTEQRALLLALAEEQGIDGEQILAEAAIDEAEAVADGDDEDGDDAGSADGDADASDTEAPDATAE
- a CDS encoding PLP-dependent cysteine synthase family protein, translating into MTTHEQPVDSVLETIGRTPLVALQDGPEDVQCYAKLESFNPGASVKDRIGRYMIRKMLERGDVNEGGTIVEPTAGNTGIGLAISAKQLGLDAIFVVPERFSLEKQQLMAALDAEIINTPTDAGMGGAIERAHELAAELDDAVVPQQFSNPLNTEAHYATTGPEIYEALEGEVGAVVAGCGTAGTLMGIARYARERDPNTYVAAVEPEGSLYGEFLDEDREEGEYKTEGIGTHNIETNELFEPDLVDAVHAVPDREAHAELERLAREEGHLVASSAGAASVATKRVARGISEGEIDAPHETVVTVFPDSSERYLSKGIYRSFEEWEG